The Barnesiella intestinihominis YIT 11860 genome includes a window with the following:
- a CDS encoding DEAD/DEAH box helicase yields the protein MKETSALIDKACRNLNIDSLNGMQKQMLETATRPNDIILLSPTGSGKTLAFLLPVLSRISPKIAGVQALVIVPSRELALQIDNVLRKIAAGIKIVCCYGGHSVREESKSLAVAPALIVGTPGRIADHIRRGRIVLETLDTLVLDEFDKCLALGFQDEMQEIIAPLKNVKKKILTSATDSESLPAFTDLKKPVKLNFLGSRKDNETTPTDRLSLYRIDSPIKDKLETLLALLHNLKPGLTLIFCNQRESVDRVRQFLTDRGIIAEAFHGGMEQADRERALCKFRNHSSYICISTDLAARGLDIPEVKYIVHYHLPVDFESFTHRNGRTARMHAEGEAFIILGPTEQMPEYATEATDFRIDPKANFLQTPPMATFHFAAGKKEKISKGDIVGFLTQKGKLAADEIGLIEIKDHYSYVAVTRDKAHETLARLKNEKIKRKKVKISFGY from the coding sequence ATGAAAGAAACATCGGCCCTTATCGACAAAGCGTGTCGCAACTTGAATATCGACTCACTGAACGGCATGCAGAAGCAAATGCTCGAAACGGCTACACGGCCAAACGACATTATACTGCTCTCACCCACAGGCTCGGGAAAAACATTAGCATTCCTTCTGCCCGTACTGTCTCGAATCTCCCCCAAAATTGCCGGAGTGCAAGCGCTCGTCATCGTTCCCTCCCGCGAGCTCGCTTTACAAATCGACAACGTATTGCGTAAAATCGCCGCAGGTATAAAAATAGTTTGCTGTTACGGCGGCCACTCCGTACGGGAAGAAAGTAAATCGCTCGCCGTAGCTCCCGCTCTTATCGTGGGAACTCCCGGAAGAATCGCCGACCATATACGCCGGGGACGAATCGTACTCGAAACGCTCGATACCCTCGTCCTCGATGAATTCGACAAATGCCTCGCCTTAGGCTTTCAGGACGAAATGCAAGAAATCATCGCTCCCTTGAAAAACGTAAAGAAAAAGATTCTCACCTCGGCAACCGACAGTGAATCTCTACCGGCCTTCACTGATTTGAAAAAACCGGTAAAGCTCAATTTCCTCGGTTCACGGAAAGACAACGAGACTACGCCGACCGACAGACTATCGCTCTACCGAATCGACTCGCCGATAAAAGACAAATTGGAAACGCTGCTTGCCCTATTACACAACCTCAAACCGGGACTCACCCTCATCTTTTGCAACCAACGTGAAAGCGTAGACCGTGTACGGCAGTTCCTCACCGACCGGGGCATTATCGCCGAAGCCTTCCACGGCGGCATGGAACAAGCCGACCGAGAGAGGGCGCTTTGCAAATTCCGCAACCACAGCAGTTACATCTGTATCTCTACCGATCTGGCCGCACGGGGGCTCGACATTCCCGAAGTCAAATACATCGTACATTACCACCTGCCCGTCGACTTCGAAAGTTTCACGCACCGCAACGGACGTACCGCCCGCATGCATGCCGAAGGAGAAGCATTTATCATTCTCGGCCCCACAGAACAAATGCCCGAATACGCAACCGAGGCGACCGACTTCCGAATCGACCCGAAAGCCAACTTCCTGCAAACTCCGCCAATGGCCACATTCCATTTCGCAGCCGGGAAAAAAGAAAAAATAAGCAAAGGAGACATCGTGGGATTCCTCACTCAGAAAGGAAAGCTCGCAGCCGACGAGATAGGGCTCATCGAGATTAAAGACCATTACAGCTATGTCGCTGTAACTCGCGACAAAGCGCACGAAACACTCGCCCGCCTCAAAAACGAAAAGATAAAAAGGAAAAAAGTAAAGATTTCTTTCGGGTACTGA
- a CDS encoding RluA family pseudouridine synthase has product MEVLYEDNHLIIVNKNCSEIVQGDKTGDTPLSEMLKAWLKEKYNKPGNVFVGVTHRLDRPVSGLVVFAKTSKALARLNDMFRNGEVKKSYWAIVKRAPEKESDELVHYLVRNEKSNKSVAYDREKPGAKRAVLDYKILARGDRYTLLEVDLKTGRHHQIRCQLAKIGSPIKGDLKYGAERSNPDGGISLHARHIEFVHPVSKELVSVTAPVPSDNLWQAFEKMVEGK; this is encoded by the coding sequence ATGGAAGTCCTTTACGAAGACAATCATCTGATTATTGTCAATAAGAATTGCTCTGAGATCGTGCAAGGCGATAAGACGGGAGATACTCCGTTGAGCGAGATGTTGAAGGCGTGGTTGAAAGAGAAATATAATAAGCCGGGTAATGTCTTTGTGGGAGTAACTCATCGGCTCGACCGTCCGGTGAGTGGGTTGGTAGTGTTTGCCAAGACGAGCAAGGCACTGGCGAGATTGAACGATATGTTTCGTAACGGCGAGGTAAAGAAAAGTTATTGGGCTATCGTGAAACGAGCTCCTGAAAAGGAGAGCGACGAACTCGTACATTATTTGGTCAGAAACGAGAAGAGTAACAAGTCGGTAGCGTACGACCGGGAGAAACCGGGTGCGAAACGTGCTGTATTGGATTATAAGATTTTGGCTCGGGGCGATCGTTATACCTTGTTGGAAGTGGATTTGAAAACAGGCCGGCATCATCAGATCCGCTGTCAGCTTGCCAAGATAGGCTCGCCTATCAAGGGGGATTTGAAGTACGGAGCGGAGCGTTCCAATCCCGATGGGGGGATTTCGTTACATGCCCGTCATATCGAGTTTGTCCACCCGGTTTCGAAGGAGCTTGTGAGCGTGACGGCTCCTGTCCCGTCCGATAATTTGTGGCAGGCATTCGAAAAAATGGTGGAAGGAAAATAG
- a CDS encoding outer membrane beta-barrel protein, whose translation MIKKVLLLAGILAVFSTTKAHPATDNDTIEVVYADTTGIDIDSIEASIDHIELDEVTVEASAWVRKADRNLLFPNAQQIKQSKNGLQLLQKLQIPGIVINPTDNSISLTDKSELSLRINGRPVTEKEIQGISPEQIIRVEYIDNPGIRYGEAGAVLDFIIKTPTSGGSFMGNFTPSLNRGWGQYWTSVKVNTGKSEFSYSGWFAPRWNLEMGRSNTERYELADGSRYVRTEQSQKGSGFEAWHNGHTLNYNFLDPQKQMFNASLNFNNNNYKNKYKGILTDERPGGIENNMYDRTEYISLHPSLNLYYQNNLKKDQLIMANLVTSYETSHSHRLYNENDLATDAPMVNIDNLIKGKTFSVLGEVDYEKTWKNSRLTAGIRHTQSWIQNKYVEQNTIDRMNQGNSYIFGEYWLRLGNHFDGSVGLGYSLYHYAPQNRQSHTYSIWRPRFTARYTIDDYSSLRFNFVRMGSVITLDMLSPVVQDIDGIQQSTGNPDVKPYATYKYELQYQYNRGIFYGKLGAFYTHAPGAIMPEKYWVGDKILSRVDNQKNAEELRFYLNTRINVIPGWLTLSAAPGWHRYWMRGNTYTHTYNNFFIDASIDISHWGFTLNGILQTNFNRFWGETLTGGENVHGIKLSYAYKDWNFGIMVLDPFINNYKVKSENWNRYAGYYRETTTNMIKQLLTLDISWNINWGRKHEAGQQRINNSINSGSVNAAGK comes from the coding sequence ATGATAAAAAAAGTACTCCTCCTTGCAGGTATATTAGCGGTCTTTTCCACGACAAAAGCGCATCCCGCAACCGACAACGATACGATAGAAGTAGTTTATGCCGACACAACGGGAATCGACATCGACTCCATAGAAGCCTCGATAGATCACATAGAACTCGACGAAGTAACCGTAGAAGCCTCCGCTTGGGTACGTAAAGCCGATCGCAATCTGCTTTTCCCCAATGCCCAACAGATAAAACAATCGAAAAACGGATTGCAATTACTGCAAAAACTGCAAATACCGGGTATCGTCATCAACCCCACCGACAATAGTATATCGTTGACCGATAAAAGCGAATTAAGCCTGCGTATCAACGGACGTCCGGTCACGGAAAAAGAAATACAAGGCATTTCTCCCGAGCAAATCATACGGGTAGAATACATCGATAATCCGGGAATACGTTATGGCGAGGCAGGAGCCGTACTCGACTTCATCATTAAAACGCCCACTTCGGGTGGTAGTTTCATGGGGAATTTTACACCTTCGCTAAACCGAGGGTGGGGACAATATTGGACTTCGGTCAAAGTCAACACCGGCAAATCAGAATTCTCCTATTCCGGGTGGTTCGCACCACGCTGGAATCTGGAAATGGGTCGTAGCAATACAGAAAGATACGAACTTGCCGATGGTTCCCGGTATGTCCGCACCGAGCAAAGCCAAAAAGGAAGCGGGTTCGAGGCTTGGCACAACGGACACACACTGAACTACAACTTCCTCGACCCTCAAAAACAAATGTTCAATGCCTCGCTCAATTTCAATAATAACAATTATAAAAACAAATACAAAGGCATTTTGACCGACGAGCGTCCCGGAGGAATCGAAAACAACATGTACGACCGCACGGAATACATATCTTTACATCCTTCGCTCAACCTCTACTACCAAAATAATTTGAAAAAAGACCAACTCATCATGGCAAATCTCGTGACCAGCTATGAAACATCGCACAGTCACAGACTTTACAATGAAAACGATTTAGCCACGGACGCCCCTATGGTAAACATCGATAACCTCATCAAAGGGAAAACATTCTCGGTACTCGGCGAAGTCGATTACGAAAAAACTTGGAAAAACAGCCGGCTTACCGCCGGAATACGGCACACGCAGTCATGGATACAAAACAAGTATGTCGAACAAAATACCATCGATCGCATGAATCAAGGCAACAGCTATATTTTCGGCGAATACTGGTTACGCCTCGGGAACCATTTCGATGGGTCGGTCGGACTCGGATACAGCCTCTATCACTATGCGCCACAAAACAGGCAGTCCCACACCTACTCCATTTGGCGTCCCCGGTTCACGGCCCGATATACCATCGACGACTATTCCTCCCTACGATTCAACTTTGTCCGCATGGGCAGCGTAATCACCCTCGACATGCTCAGCCCGGTCGTTCAAGACATAGACGGGATTCAACAATCGACCGGTAACCCCGATGTAAAACCCTATGCTACCTATAAATACGAACTGCAATACCAATACAACCGAGGAATATTTTACGGAAAACTCGGCGCATTCTATACCCATGCTCCCGGTGCGATCATGCCCGAAAAATACTGGGTCGGGGACAAAATACTCAGCCGGGTAGACAATCAAAAGAATGCCGAAGAATTACGATTCTACCTCAACACACGCATCAATGTCATTCCCGGCTGGCTCACCCTCAGTGCTGCCCCGGGTTGGCATAGATACTGGATGCGAGGAAATACCTACACACATACCTACAACAATTTTTTCATCGATGCCAGTATCGATATTTCCCATTGGGGATTTACGCTCAACGGCATACTCCAAACCAATTTCAATCGATTTTGGGGAGAAACCCTCACAGGAGGTGAAAATGTACACGGAATTAAACTATCCTATGCCTACAAAGACTGGAACTTCGGGATCATGGTTCTCGATCCCTTCATCAACAATTACAAAGTAAAATCCGAAAACTGGAACCGCTATGCGGGATATTACAGAGAAACGACAACCAATATGATTAAACAACTCCTAACTCTCGACATAAGTTGGAATATCAATTGGGGACGGAAACACGAAGCCGGACAACAACGAATCAACAACTCGATCAACAGCGGCTCGGTAAACGCCGCCGGGAAATAA
- the fabG gene encoding 3-oxoacyl-[acyl-carrier-protein] reductase gives MKLLEGKVAVITGAARGIGKAIALKFASEGADIAFTDLVIDENGKATEKEIAAFGVRAKGYASNAANFEEAHKVVEEIVKDFGRIDVLVNNAGITRDGLMMRMTEQQWDMVLTVNLKSAFNFIHAVTPIMMKQKCGSIINMASVVGVSGNAGQCNYSASKAGMIGLAKSIAKELGSRGVRANAIAPGFIITDMTAALSDEVKAEWAKQIPLRRGGTPEDVANVATFLASDLSSYVTGQVIHCCGGMNM, from the coding sequence ATGAAATTACTTGAAGGAAAAGTCGCTGTGATTACCGGCGCAGCACGGGGCATAGGAAAGGCTATCGCCCTGAAATTCGCTTCGGAAGGAGCTGATATCGCATTTACGGATCTTGTTATCGACGAGAACGGTAAAGCTACCGAAAAAGAGATTGCCGCTTTTGGCGTGAGAGCCAAAGGGTATGCTTCGAACGCAGCTAATTTCGAAGAGGCTCACAAGGTGGTGGAAGAAATTGTAAAGGATTTCGGCCGTATCGATGTTTTGGTGAATAACGCAGGTATCACTCGTGACGGTTTGATGATGCGCATGACGGAGCAGCAATGGGATATGGTTCTTACCGTGAACTTGAAATCGGCATTTAATTTTATCCATGCCGTAACTCCTATTATGATGAAACAGAAATGCGGGAGTATTATAAATATGGCTTCGGTCGTCGGTGTATCGGGTAATGCCGGACAGTGTAATTACTCGGCTTCGAAAGCCGGTATGATAGGTTTGGCGAAGTCCATCGCCAAAGAGCTGGGCTCTCGCGGCGTGCGTGCCAATGCTATCGCTCCGGGTTTTATCATTACCGATATGACAGCGGCTCTTTCGGACGAAGTGAAAGCCGAATGGGCTAAACAAATTCCTTTGCGTCGAGGCGGTACGCCCGAAGATGTGGCTAATGTAGCTACTTTCCTTGCCTCGGATTTGTCGTCGTATGTAACGGGACAGGTTATCCACTGCTGCGGCGGTATGAATATGTAA
- a CDS encoding TetR/AcrR family transcriptional regulator — MVRTRELLIDVARQLFARQGVAATTMNDIAEASGKGRRTIYTYFKNKNEIYWAVVEAESKHLYARLEGLTNRDLPPEEKLLNYINIRLEAVKEAVVRNGTLRAEFFRDIWKVEKARRSIDLREVALLRSILSEGVEQGVFHIPNVTATASVLHYALRGLDVPYIRNNFSESGIDRSRLKDYILDFILYGIKR, encoded by the coding sequence ATGGTTCGTACACGAGAATTGCTTATCGATGTTGCCCGTCAGTTGTTTGCCCGTCAGGGTGTGGCCGCTACGACGATGAACGATATAGCCGAGGCGTCGGGAAAGGGTCGCCGTACGATTTATACCTATTTCAAGAATAAGAATGAGATTTATTGGGCCGTCGTGGAAGCCGAATCGAAGCATTTATACGCTCGGTTGGAGGGGCTTACAAACCGGGATTTGCCTCCCGAAGAGAAGTTGCTCAACTATATCAATATCCGTTTGGAGGCTGTGAAAGAAGCTGTCGTGCGTAACGGGACATTGCGAGCGGAGTTTTTCAGGGATATTTGGAAAGTGGAGAAGGCCCGGAGGAGTATAGACTTGCGAGAAGTGGCCTTGTTGCGGAGCATATTGAGCGAGGGCGTGGAGCAAGGTGTATTTCATATTCCTAATGTGACGGCTACCGCTTCGGTGCTTCATTATGCGCTTCGGGGGCTGGACGTCCCTTATATCCGCAATAATTTTTCGGAATCGGGAATAGACCGATCGAGATTGAAGGATTATATATTGGATTTTATTTTATACGGAATAAAACGATAG